The following proteins are encoded in a genomic region of Cryptomeria japonica chromosome 11, Sugi_1.0, whole genome shotgun sequence:
- the LOC131063079 gene encoding brassinosteroid-responsive RING protein 1, whose product MMPILVFPAVPRFFKLGFALDYIYFGICGLLTLLGLHNIHTSETTFPASSASARRIKETLSVLAFRDLTVTEVDDSCAVCLGSFEEDDEIRKLCNCRHIFHRECLDKWTDYYKETCPLCRSDLLPKSERNDDTQADNVEPWS is encoded by the coding sequence ATGATGCCAATTCTTGTTTTTCCGGCTGTCCCACGATTCTTCAAGTTGGGATTCGCCTTAGATTATATCTATTTTGGAATTTGTGGTCTTCTGACTTTGCTTGGCCTGCACAATATCCACACCTCTGAAACCACTTTTCCGGCTTCTTCTGCCTCTGCTCGCAGGATCAAAGAAACTTTGTCTGTTTTGGCATTCAGAGATTTAACGGTGACAGAGGTGGATGATTCATGCGCTGTTTGCTTGGGCTCATTTGAGGAAGACGATGAAATTCGAAAGCTCTGCAATTGCCGTCATATATTTCACAGAGAGTGCCTTGACAAATGGACAGATTACTATAAGGAAACGTGCCCACTCTGCAGATCAGATCTTCTTCCGAAAAGCGAAAGAAATGACGATACACAAGCAGACAATGTGGAGCCATGGTCCTGA